A portion of the Saimiri boliviensis isolate mSaiBol1 chromosome 1, mSaiBol1.pri, whole genome shotgun sequence genome contains these proteins:
- the MACIR gene encoding macrophage immunometabolism regulator, with the protein MEVDINGESRSTLTTLPFPGVEANSPGKAEAEKPRCSSTPCSPMRRTVSGYQILHMDSNYLVGFTTGEELLKLAQKCTGGEESKAEAMPSLRSKQLDAGLARSSRLYKTRSRYYQPYEIPAVNGRRRRRMPSSGDKCTKSLPYEPYKALHGPLPLCLLKGKRAHSKSLDYLNLDKMNIKEPADTEVLQYQLQHLTLRGDRVFARNNT; encoded by the coding sequence ATGGAAGTCGATATTAATGGAGAGTCTAGAAGTACCCTGACCACCCTGCCCTTCCCTGGGGTTGAGGCCAACTCCCCAGGAAAGGCAGAGGCGGAGAAGCCCCGCTGCTCCAGCACACCCTGCTCCCCGATGCGGAGAACTGTGTCAGGCTACCAGATCCTGCACATGGACTCTAACTATTTGGTTGGCTTCACAACTGGCGAGGAACTCCTGAAGTTAGCTCAGAAGTGCACAGGAGGTGAAGAGAGCAAGGCAGAAGCCATGCCATCCTTACGTTCCAAACAGCTGGATGCAGGACTTGCCCGTTCCTCTCGTTTGTATAAAACCAGAAGTAGGTACTACCAGCCATATGAGATTCCAGCTGTCAATGGCAGGAGGCGAAGGAGGATGCCCAGCTCAGGAGACAAGTGCACTAAATCTTTACCTTATGAACCTTATAAGGCCCTCCATGGGCCTCTGCCTCTTTGTCTTCTTAAAGGTAAGAGGGCTCACTCCAAATCTCTGGACTACCTCAATCTAGATAAAATGAACATCAAGGAGCCAGCTGACACAGAAGTGCTACAGTACCAGCTTCAACACCTAACCCTCCGAGGGGACCGTGTGTTTGCTAGGAATAATACATGA